One window from the genome of Bubalus kerabau isolate K-KA32 ecotype Philippines breed swamp buffalo chromosome 17, PCC_UOA_SB_1v2, whole genome shotgun sequence encodes:
- the GRAMD1A gene encoding protein Aster-A isoform X1 has translation MAEFLPLLPCTPLLTQDACAQDSRVPPAEEPSQEAQGGRVQGLAPKRWKLLEVPTIQITPASNEESPPCTPPAQCLQLPRTPYRESSPQDSTTPHSGRSTPSSSPSLRKRLQLLPPSRPPPEPEPGTMVEKGSDSSSEKGGVPGTPSTQSLGSRNFIRNSKKMQSWYSMLSPTYKQRNEDFRKLFSKLPEAERLIVDYSCALQREILLQGRLYLSENWICFYSNIFRWETTISIQLKEVTCLKKEKTAKLIPNAIQICTENEKHFFTSFGARDRCFLLIFRLWQNALLEKTLSPRELWHLVHQCYGSELGLTSEDEDYVCPLQLNGLGSPKDVGDVIALSDITPSGAADHSQEPSPAGSRRGRITPNLSRASSDADHGAEEDKEEQTDSQPDASSSQTVTPVAEPPSAEPTPPDGPTSLGPLDLLPSEELLTDTSNSSSSTGEEADLAALLPDLSGRLLINSVFHVGAERLQQMLFSDSPFLQDFLQQCKFTDVTLSPWSGDSKCHQRRVLTYTIPISNPLGPKSASVVETQTLFRHGPQAGGCVVDSEVLTQGIPYQDYFYTAHRYCILGLARNKARLRVSSEIRYRKQPWSLVKSLIEKNSWSGIEDYFHHLERELAKAEKLSLEEGGKDARGLLSGLRRRKRPLSWRAHGDGTPHPDPDPCARTGMHTSGSLSSRFSEPSMDQGPGAGTPSALVLISIVLIILIALNVLLFYRLWSLERTAHTFESWHSLALAKGKFPQTATEWAEILALQKQFHSVEVHKWRQILRASVELLDEMKFSLEKLHQGITVSDPPFDSQPQPDDSFS, from the exons ATGGCTGAGTTCCTGCCCCTGCTGCCTTGTACACCCTTGCTGACCCAGGATGCCTGTGCCCAGGACTCACGGGTGCCCCCAGCCGAGGAGCCGAGCCAGGAGGCACAGGGTGGCAGGGTCCAGGGCCTGGCCCCTAAGCGCTGGAAGCTCCTGGAGGTGCCCACCATTCAGATAACACCAGCCAGCAATGAGGAGTCACCCCCTTGCACTCCACCTGCCCAGTGCCTGCAGCTGCCGAGGACCCCATACCGGGAGAGTTCGCCCCAGGACAG CACAACCCCCCACTCTGGCCGGAGCACTCCAAGCAGCTCTCCGTCCCTCCGTAAGCGCCTGCAGCTCTTGCCCCCAAGCCGACCCCCGCCTGAGCCAGAACCGGGCACCATGGTGGAGAAGGGGTCAGATAGCTCCTCAGAGAAGGGTGGGGTGCCTGGGACACCCAGCACCCAGAGCCTGGGCAGCCGGAACTTCATCCGCAACAGCAAG AAGATGCAGAGCTGGTACAGT ATGCTGAGCCCCACATACAAACAGCGGAACGAAGACTTCCGGAAACTGTTCAGCAAACTCCCTGAAGCAGAACGCCTCATTGTGG ATTACTCCTGTGCCTTGCAGCGCGAGATCCTCCTCCAGGGCCGCCTCTATCTCTCCGAGAACTGGATCTGCTTCTACAGCAACATCTTCCGCTGGGAGACAACC ATCTCCATCCAGTTGAAGGAAGTGACGtgtctgaagaaggaaaagacgGCCAAGCTGATCCCCAATGCCATCCAGATCTGCACGGAGAACGAGAAG CATTTCTTCACCTCCTTTGGGGCCCGAGATCGCTGCTTCCTCCTCATCTTCCGCCTCTGGCAGAACGCGCTGCTTGAAAAG ACGCTGAGTCCGCGCGAGCTCTGGCACCTGGTGCATCAGTGCTATGGCTCAGAGCTGGGCCTCACCAGCGAGGACGAGGACTATGTCTGCCCCTTACAGCTGAATGGCCTAGG GAGCCCCAAGGACGTGGGCGATGTAATCGCCCTGAGCGACATCACCCCCTCGGGGGCAGCTGACCACAGCCAGGAGCCAAGCCCCGCAGGTTCACGCCGTGGCCGCATCACCCCCAACCTGTCCCGGGCCAGCAGTGATGCAGACCATGGG GCAGAGGAGGACAAGGAGGAGCAGACAGACAGCCAGCCAGATGCCTCCTCCAGCCAGACAGTGACCCCGGTGGCTGAACCCCCGAGCGCAGAGCCCACCCCACCTGACGGGCCCACCTCCCTGGGTCCCTTGGATCTGCTGCCCAGTGAGGAGCTGTTGACAGACACAAGTAACTCCTCCTCGTCCACGGGGGAGGAAG CCGACCTGGCGGCCCTGCTGCCTGACCTCTCCGGCCGTCTCCTCATCAACTCCGTCTTCCACGTGGGTGCTGAGCGGCTCCAGCAGATGCTCTTCTCAGACTCGCCCTTCCTGCAGGACTTCCTGCAGCAGTGCAAGTTCACAG ACGTGACCTTGAGCCCCTGGAGCGGGGACAGCAAATGCCACCAGCGCCGAGTGCTGACTTACACCATTCCTATCAGCAACCCGCTGGGGCCCAAGAGCGCCTCTGTGGTGGAGACACAG ACGCTGTTCCGGCATGGACCCCAGGCGGGAGGGTGTGTGGTAGACTCCGAGGTGCTGACGCAGGGCATCCCTTACCAAGACTACTTCTACACTGCCCACCGCTACTGCATCCTGGGCCTTGCCCGGAACAAGGCCCGCCTCCG GGTGTCCTCCGAGATCCGCTACCGGAAGCAGCCCTGGAGCCTCGTGAAGTCCCTCATTGAGAAGAACTCATGGAGCGGCATCGAAGATTACTTCCACCACCTGG AGCGAGAGCTCGCCAAGGCCGAGAAGCTGTCCCTGGAGGAAGGCGGGAAGGACGCGCGGGGCTTGCTGTCTGGCCTGCGCCGGCGGAAGCGGCCTCTGAGCTGGAGGGCTCACGGTGATGGGACCCCACACCCAGACCCTGACCCCTGTGCCCGGACTGGCATGCACACCTCGG GCTCCCTCAGCTCCCGCTTCTCAGAACCGTCTATGGACCAGGGCCCCGGGGCAGGCACCCCCAGCGCCCTGGTTCTCATCAGCATTGT CCTCATCATCCTCATTGCCCTCAACGTCCTCCTCTTTTACCGCCTCTGGTCCCTGGAGAGGACAGCTCACACTTTTGAGTCCTGGCACAGTCTGGCCCTGGCCAAGGG TAAGTTCCCCCAGACGGCCACGGAGTGGGCGGAGATCCTGGCCCTGCAGAAGCAGTTCCACAGCGTCGAGGTGCACAAGTGGAGGCAGATCCTGCGGGCTTCCGTGGAGCTCCTGGATGAG ATGAAGTTCTCACTGGAGAAGCTACATCAAGGCATCACCGTCTCAGACCCTCCCTTCGACTCCCAGCCACAGCCTGATGACAGCTTCTCCTGA
- the GRAMD1A gene encoding protein Aster-A isoform X2, giving the protein MFDTTPHSGRSTPSSSPSLRKRLQLLPPSRPPPEPEPGTMVEKGSDSSSEKGGVPGTPSTQSLGSRNFIRNSKKMQSWYSMLSPTYKQRNEDFRKLFSKLPEAERLIVDYSCALQREILLQGRLYLSENWICFYSNIFRWETTISIQLKEVTCLKKEKTAKLIPNAIQICTENEKHFFTSFGARDRCFLLIFRLWQNALLEKTLSPRELWHLVHQCYGSELGLTSEDEDYVCPLQLNGLGSPKDVGDVIALSDITPSGAADHSQEPSPAGSRRGRITPNLSRASSDADHGAEEDKEEQTDSQPDASSSQTVTPVAEPPSAEPTPPDGPTSLGPLDLLPSEELLTDTSNSSSSTGEEADLAALLPDLSGRLLINSVFHVGAERLQQMLFSDSPFLQDFLQQCKFTDVTLSPWSGDSKCHQRRVLTYTIPISNPLGPKSASVVETQTLFRHGPQAGGCVVDSEVLTQGIPYQDYFYTAHRYCILGLARNKARLRVSSEIRYRKQPWSLVKSLIEKNSWSGIEDYFHHLERELAKAEKLSLEEGGKDARGLLSGLRRRKRPLSWRAHGDGTPHPDPDPCARTGMHTSGSLSSRFSEPSMDQGPGAGTPSALVLISIVLIILIALNVLLFYRLWSLERTAHTFESWHSLALAKGKFPQTATEWAEILALQKQFHSVEVHKWRQILRASVELLDEMKFSLEKLHQGITVSDPPFDSQPQPDDSFS; this is encoded by the exons ATGTTCGA CACAACCCCCCACTCTGGCCGGAGCACTCCAAGCAGCTCTCCGTCCCTCCGTAAGCGCCTGCAGCTCTTGCCCCCAAGCCGACCCCCGCCTGAGCCAGAACCGGGCACCATGGTGGAGAAGGGGTCAGATAGCTCCTCAGAGAAGGGTGGGGTGCCTGGGACACCCAGCACCCAGAGCCTGGGCAGCCGGAACTTCATCCGCAACAGCAAG AAGATGCAGAGCTGGTACAGT ATGCTGAGCCCCACATACAAACAGCGGAACGAAGACTTCCGGAAACTGTTCAGCAAACTCCCTGAAGCAGAACGCCTCATTGTGG ATTACTCCTGTGCCTTGCAGCGCGAGATCCTCCTCCAGGGCCGCCTCTATCTCTCCGAGAACTGGATCTGCTTCTACAGCAACATCTTCCGCTGGGAGACAACC ATCTCCATCCAGTTGAAGGAAGTGACGtgtctgaagaaggaaaagacgGCCAAGCTGATCCCCAATGCCATCCAGATCTGCACGGAGAACGAGAAG CATTTCTTCACCTCCTTTGGGGCCCGAGATCGCTGCTTCCTCCTCATCTTCCGCCTCTGGCAGAACGCGCTGCTTGAAAAG ACGCTGAGTCCGCGCGAGCTCTGGCACCTGGTGCATCAGTGCTATGGCTCAGAGCTGGGCCTCACCAGCGAGGACGAGGACTATGTCTGCCCCTTACAGCTGAATGGCCTAGG GAGCCCCAAGGACGTGGGCGATGTAATCGCCCTGAGCGACATCACCCCCTCGGGGGCAGCTGACCACAGCCAGGAGCCAAGCCCCGCAGGTTCACGCCGTGGCCGCATCACCCCCAACCTGTCCCGGGCCAGCAGTGATGCAGACCATGGG GCAGAGGAGGACAAGGAGGAGCAGACAGACAGCCAGCCAGATGCCTCCTCCAGCCAGACAGTGACCCCGGTGGCTGAACCCCCGAGCGCAGAGCCCACCCCACCTGACGGGCCCACCTCCCTGGGTCCCTTGGATCTGCTGCCCAGTGAGGAGCTGTTGACAGACACAAGTAACTCCTCCTCGTCCACGGGGGAGGAAG CCGACCTGGCGGCCCTGCTGCCTGACCTCTCCGGCCGTCTCCTCATCAACTCCGTCTTCCACGTGGGTGCTGAGCGGCTCCAGCAGATGCTCTTCTCAGACTCGCCCTTCCTGCAGGACTTCCTGCAGCAGTGCAAGTTCACAG ACGTGACCTTGAGCCCCTGGAGCGGGGACAGCAAATGCCACCAGCGCCGAGTGCTGACTTACACCATTCCTATCAGCAACCCGCTGGGGCCCAAGAGCGCCTCTGTGGTGGAGACACAG ACGCTGTTCCGGCATGGACCCCAGGCGGGAGGGTGTGTGGTAGACTCCGAGGTGCTGACGCAGGGCATCCCTTACCAAGACTACTTCTACACTGCCCACCGCTACTGCATCCTGGGCCTTGCCCGGAACAAGGCCCGCCTCCG GGTGTCCTCCGAGATCCGCTACCGGAAGCAGCCCTGGAGCCTCGTGAAGTCCCTCATTGAGAAGAACTCATGGAGCGGCATCGAAGATTACTTCCACCACCTGG AGCGAGAGCTCGCCAAGGCCGAGAAGCTGTCCCTGGAGGAAGGCGGGAAGGACGCGCGGGGCTTGCTGTCTGGCCTGCGCCGGCGGAAGCGGCCTCTGAGCTGGAGGGCTCACGGTGATGGGACCCCACACCCAGACCCTGACCCCTGTGCCCGGACTGGCATGCACACCTCGG GCTCCCTCAGCTCCCGCTTCTCAGAACCGTCTATGGACCAGGGCCCCGGGGCAGGCACCCCCAGCGCCCTGGTTCTCATCAGCATTGT CCTCATCATCCTCATTGCCCTCAACGTCCTCCTCTTTTACCGCCTCTGGTCCCTGGAGAGGACAGCTCACACTTTTGAGTCCTGGCACAGTCTGGCCCTGGCCAAGGG TAAGTTCCCCCAGACGGCCACGGAGTGGGCGGAGATCCTGGCCCTGCAGAAGCAGTTCCACAGCGTCGAGGTGCACAAGTGGAGGCAGATCCTGCGGGCTTCCGTGGAGCTCCTGGATGAG ATGAAGTTCTCACTGGAGAAGCTACATCAAGGCATCACCGTCTCAGACCCTCCCTTCGACTCCCAGCCACAGCCTGATGACAGCTTCTCCTGA